One window from the genome of Rhabdothermincola sediminis encodes:
- a CDS encoding putative 2-dehydropantoate 2-reductase codes for MAHRSYAIVGLGAVGGFYGARLLAAGHEVHFVARSDLDHVREHGLLVESPLGDLRFEQVSVHGAPDTVPPVDVVVVAVKTTDTAGALHVVRGLVAASDDPVVVVLQNGLGVEEVLARALPGTTLLGGMCFLCSNKVGPGHIRHLDYGRVTLGEHRDDGEAAGIAGAVQAVADDLAGAGVPAVPIEDLVEGRWRKLVWNVPFNGLSVVLDAGTDELVAHLPTRRLVTELMYEVLDGAAACGKDIDRSFAEQMLADTERMRPYAPSMKLDFEAGRPMELDAIYAAPLAAARAAGRDLPRVSMLHDQLRFLDRAAPPPRSPSLPLH; via the coding sequence ATGGCACACCGTTCGTACGCCATCGTGGGTCTGGGCGCGGTCGGTGGCTTCTACGGCGCCCGGCTGCTGGCCGCGGGTCACGAGGTGCACTTCGTCGCCCGCAGCGACCTCGACCACGTCCGCGAGCACGGTCTGCTGGTGGAGTCGCCCCTGGGTGACCTCCGGTTCGAGCAGGTCTCGGTCCATGGCGCCCCAGATACCGTGCCCCCGGTCGACGTGGTGGTGGTGGCGGTGAAGACCACCGACACCGCGGGCGCCCTCCACGTGGTGCGTGGCCTGGTGGCCGCGAGCGACGATCCGGTCGTCGTCGTGCTCCAGAACGGGCTCGGGGTCGAGGAGGTGCTGGCCCGCGCCCTGCCCGGCACGACCCTGCTCGGGGGGATGTGCTTCCTGTGCTCGAACAAGGTGGGGCCAGGCCACATCCGCCACCTCGACTACGGGCGAGTGACCCTCGGCGAGCATCGTGACGATGGCGAAGCGGCCGGGATCGCCGGCGCGGTGCAGGCCGTGGCCGACGACCTCGCCGGCGCGGGGGTGCCGGCGGTACCCATCGAGGACCTGGTCGAGGGACGGTGGCGGAAGCTGGTGTGGAACGTTCCCTTCAACGGCCTGTCGGTGGTGCTCGACGCCGGCACCGACGAGCTGGTGGCACACCTGCCGACCCGACGGCTGGTGACCGAGCTGATGTACGAGGTACTCGACGGCGCGGCGGCGTGCGGGAAGGACATCGACCGGTCGTTCGCCGAGCAGATGCTGGCCGACACCGAGCGCATGCGACCGTACGCGCCGAGCATGAAGCTCGACTTCGAGGCCGGCCGGCCGATGGAGCTGGACGCGATCTATGCCGCGCCGCTGGCTGCGGCCCGGGCCGCGGGGCGCGACCTGCCTCGGGTGTCGATGCTGCACGACCAGCTCCGGTTCCTCGACCGAGCAGCACCTCCGCCCCGCTCCCCCTCCCTTCCCCTCCACTGA
- a CDS encoding MBL fold metallo-hydrolase gives MASDRLYFRQLLAGRDIARTDPLARQMVNFVYLIGDRETGEAVVVDPAYDIRGILDVLAADGMRLTGALATHYHPDHVGGDMMGYRISGVRELLMLEPVPIHVQAEEAPWVQRVTEASASDLVEHSSGDTVMVGDIPIQLIHTPGHTPGSQCFFVDNRLVSGDTLFLEGCGRTDLPGGDPRALYESLTQRLAKVPDDALLFPGHLYSPEPSASMGETRRLNFVFRPRNEQEWLRMFGGG, from the coding sequence ATGGCCTCGGACCGCTTGTACTTCCGCCAACTCCTGGCCGGCCGCGACATCGCCCGCACCGATCCCCTGGCGCGCCAGATGGTCAACTTCGTGTACCTCATCGGCGACCGGGAGACCGGCGAGGCGGTGGTGGTCGATCCCGCCTACGACATTCGTGGCATCCTCGACGTGCTCGCGGCCGATGGTATGCGTCTCACCGGCGCCCTGGCGACCCACTACCACCCCGACCACGTGGGCGGGGACATGATGGGCTACCGGATCTCCGGCGTGCGGGAGCTGCTCATGCTGGAGCCGGTGCCGATCCACGTGCAGGCCGAGGAAGCACCGTGGGTCCAACGGGTGACCGAGGCGTCGGCGTCCGATCTGGTCGAGCACTCCAGCGGCGACACGGTGATGGTGGGTGACATCCCGATCCAGCTCATCCACACCCCCGGTCACACGCCGGGCAGCCAATGCTTCTTCGTCGACAACCGGCTGGTCTCGGGCGACACGCTCTTCCTGGAGGGGTGCGGGCGCACCGACCTGCCCGGTGGCGACCCTCGGGCCCTGTACGAGAGCCTGACCCAGCGGCTGGCCAAGGTGCCCGATGACGCCCTGCTCTTCCCGGGCCACCTGTACTCGCCCGAGCCGAGCGCGTCGATGGGCGAGACCCGGCGGCTCAACTTTGTGTTCCGGCCGCGCAACGAGCAGGAGTGGTTGCGCATGTTCGGCGGCGGCTGA
- a CDS encoding diguanylate cyclase domain-containing protein, translating to MEPDHPETGRPAPTTEEIRRALRRYATEFLLLLTPDGRLIASSEAVTLGYPDDQGGRHIGEFVHPDDLPGLFEAIEQARVEGAYGRSWRSRVQRADGTWGVFEGTLIDAEGDPVLRGAVLRVREVYDDELAAGGHGTPEDPDGSDRFHSLAEALPLGILSADARGWVVFCNEAAEQILGLPASELRGRGWERAIDREDRLEVVAAAGHVVTLGVGQQVTFRVASGEGPRWAHAKFVPLGGEQRTGWIATIEDITDRRRAESELAHRATHDPLTGLPNRLLLDDRVRQACGRLRRGAEAVSVVFIDLDGFKSINDTHGHRTGDAVLVEVARRLRQVVRAADTVARFAGDEFVVVCESITDDERASLVRRLREVITAPMVVEGVRVTVDASIGVATTHDPGAAADELLVLADQQMYREKRARGER from the coding sequence TTGGAACCGGATCATCCTGAGACTGGCCGACCGGCCCCGACAACGGAGGAGATCCGGCGGGCCCTTCGCCGTTACGCGACCGAGTTCCTGCTGCTGCTCACGCCTGACGGCCGGCTGATCGCCTCATCGGAGGCGGTCACCCTCGGCTACCCAGACGACCAAGGCGGTCGTCACATCGGCGAGTTCGTCCACCCCGACGACCTCCCCGGGCTGTTCGAGGCGATCGAGCAAGCTCGGGTCGAAGGCGCCTACGGGCGCAGCTGGCGCTCCCGGGTGCAGCGGGCCGACGGCACCTGGGGGGTCTTCGAAGGGACGTTGATCGACGCGGAGGGTGATCCAGTGCTCCGCGGTGCGGTGCTGCGGGTCCGCGAGGTCTACGACGACGAGCTAGCGGCCGGCGGGCACGGCACCCCGGAGGACCCTGACGGCAGCGACCGGTTCCATTCGCTGGCCGAGGCGCTGCCGCTCGGCATCCTCTCCGCGGACGCCCGCGGCTGGGTGGTGTTCTGCAACGAGGCCGCCGAGCAGATCCTGGGCCTGCCTGCCAGTGAGCTTCGCGGCCGGGGGTGGGAGCGGGCCATCGACCGGGAGGACCGCTTGGAGGTCGTGGCCGCGGCCGGACACGTGGTGACCCTCGGAGTCGGCCAACAGGTGACCTTCCGGGTCGCGAGCGGGGAGGGGCCGAGGTGGGCCCATGCCAAGTTCGTGCCGCTCGGTGGGGAGCAGCGCACGGGTTGGATCGCCACCATCGAGGACATCACCGACCGCCGCCGGGCCGAGTCGGAGCTGGCGCACCGGGCGACCCACGATCCGCTCACGGGACTGCCGAACCGGTTGCTGCTCGATGACCGTGTGCGTCAGGCGTGCGGGCGCCTGCGGCGGGGAGCAGAGGCGGTGAGCGTGGTGTTCATCGACCTCGACGGCTTCAAGTCGATCAACGACACCCATGGTCATCGCACGGGCGATGCGGTGCTCGTCGAGGTGGCGAGGCGCCTGCGCCAGGTCGTGCGGGCGGCCGACACGGTGGCTCGGTTCGCAGGAGACGAGTTCGTCGTGGTCTGCGAATCGATCACCGACGACGAGCGGGCGTCACTGGTCCGGCGGCTGCGGGAGGTCATCACGGCGCCGATGGTGGTCGAGGGGGTGCGGGTGACGGTCGACGCCAGCATCGGGGTGGCGACCACCCATGACCCGGGCGCGGCGGCCGACGAGCTGCTCGTGTTGGCCGACCAGCAGATGTACCGGGAGAAGCGCGCTCGCGGTGAGCGCTGA
- a CDS encoding alkyl sulfatase dimerization domain-containing protein encodes MTDLLALSARVIDEGDHDVAGPAARVTFELSELTPGVAMVESFSNVVAFGSGEGLVLFDTSMPQFAGAVVEALRRWSNDAVHTIVYTHGHVDHVGGAPTFLEEAAARGDRRPEVVAHEAVPARFRRYNLTNGYNALINDRQFRRAGVLDEQAAQPRFPRRWVEPSVTYQDRIGLRVGDLQIELHHDRGETDDHTWAWIPGHRAICVGDFIIWAFPNAGNPQKVQRYPLEWARALRRMQALEPELLLPAHGLPVGGRERVSQVLDDTASVLESLVHQTLDLMNAGATLDTIIHTVTLPDELLARPYLRPVYDDPQFVVRNVWRLYGGWWDGDPSRLKPAPDHDVACELVHLAGGASQVTARALALAEAGDARLASHLVELAARAAPDDSGVHEVRAEIYRRRRSEEQSLMAKSIFDAAARQSEQRGGER; translated from the coding sequence ATGACCGACCTGCTCGCGCTCTCCGCTCGGGTCATCGACGAGGGCGACCACGACGTCGCAGGGCCGGCCGCCCGGGTGACCTTCGAGCTGTCGGAGCTCACCCCGGGGGTGGCGATGGTGGAGTCCTTCTCCAACGTCGTGGCCTTCGGCAGCGGCGAGGGCCTCGTGCTGTTCGACACCTCGATGCCCCAGTTCGCCGGCGCCGTGGTGGAGGCCCTGAGACGGTGGTCGAACGACGCGGTGCACACCATCGTCTACACCCACGGGCACGTGGACCACGTGGGCGGTGCGCCCACCTTCCTGGAGGAAGCCGCGGCTCGCGGTGACAGGCGACCGGAGGTCGTGGCCCACGAGGCGGTCCCGGCCCGGTTCCGGCGCTACAACCTGACGAACGGGTACAACGCCCTCATCAACGACCGCCAGTTCCGCCGGGCGGGCGTGCTCGACGAGCAGGCGGCCCAGCCCCGATTCCCGCGGCGCTGGGTGGAGCCCTCCGTCACCTACCAGGACCGGATCGGCCTGCGGGTCGGTGACCTGCAGATCGAGCTCCACCACGACCGTGGGGAGACCGACGATCACACCTGGGCGTGGATCCCGGGCCATCGCGCGATCTGCGTAGGAGACTTCATCATCTGGGCCTTCCCGAATGCAGGCAACCCGCAGAAGGTGCAGCGCTACCCGCTGGAGTGGGCCCGTGCCCTTCGACGGATGCAGGCGCTGGAGCCTGAGCTGCTGCTTCCCGCGCACGGTCTGCCGGTCGGCGGTCGGGAACGGGTCAGCCAGGTGCTCGACGACACCGCCTCCGTCCTCGAGTCCCTGGTTCACCAGACGTTGGATCTGATGAATGCAGGCGCGACGCTCGACACCATCATCCACACGGTCACCCTGCCGGATGAGCTACTCGCCCGCCCCTACCTGCGGCCCGTCTACGACGACCCTCAGTTCGTGGTCCGCAACGTCTGGCGGCTCTACGGCGGCTGGTGGGACGGCGACCCGTCACGACTCAAACCGGCACCCGATCACGACGTGGCCTGCGAGCTGGTGCACCTGGCGGGGGGTGCATCGCAAGTGACGGCCCGGGCGCTGGCGCTCGCCGAGGCCGGCGACGCGCGGCTTGCCTCGCACCTGGTCGAGCTGGCGGCGCGCGCCGCGCCCGACGACTCAGGCGTGCACGAGGTCCGGGCGGAGATCTACCGCCGCCGTCGATCCGAGGAGCAGTCACTCATGGCCAAGAGCATCTTCGACGCAGCGGCACGCCAGTCCGAGCAACGTGGTGGTGAGCGATGA
- a CDS encoding alpha/beta hydrolase family protein, translated as MSGPSRRRLVASTAVVSVGLVLSMVAVAACSADRLDRSTTTSQVVEPVPVDYSGRGPYPVGFARLSLPDREVAVFYPADGDRLEGTTPVTAYTSAEVLPEQVRGLVPPEFSPVIPLDAHLDAPANPDGPFPLVLYSHGFGGFNLIASQQAEHLASWGFVVAAPEHKERDLLAVALGRVDTQGDPDVRDLRDTQALLEVENTRTGGPLLGAVDLARVAAIGHSAGGRAAGLLALEGAVQTWIGQAPVPPLPRTGDAADAGGPALLEGSALAERLAELAPPSVPSMIIAAQDDGAIPLASVQQVFSWLAPPKTLGVLAGAGHNAFTDLCAPIRAQGGLTRFAASIPVPIQILQLGEDGCTASSPDPQIAYRVIDHLMTAQLRWVFGDDPTPVSLSPAYVESLFPGAFSTYETVGQP; from the coding sequence ATGAGCGGGCCGAGTCGTCGACGGCTCGTGGCCTCCACGGCGGTGGTGAGCGTGGGCTTGGTGTTGTCGATGGTCGCCGTGGCGGCTTGCAGCGCGGACCGCCTCGATCGCTCGACCACCACGTCCCAGGTGGTGGAGCCCGTGCCCGTCGACTATTCGGGCCGTGGACCGTACCCGGTCGGGTTCGCTCGGTTGTCGCTGCCCGATCGTGAGGTGGCGGTGTTCTATCCCGCCGACGGTGACCGGCTCGAGGGGACCACTCCGGTGACCGCGTACACCAGCGCGGAGGTCCTCCCGGAGCAGGTCCGTGGGCTGGTACCCCCCGAGTTCTCTCCGGTGATCCCGCTCGATGCGCACCTTGATGCTCCGGCCAACCCCGATGGCCCGTTCCCCTTGGTGCTCTACAGCCACGGCTTCGGGGGGTTCAACCTGATCGCCTCGCAGCAGGCGGAGCACCTCGCATCGTGGGGCTTCGTGGTGGCCGCGCCCGAGCACAAGGAGCGTGACCTGCTCGCCGTGGCCCTCGGTCGGGTGGACACCCAGGGAGACCCCGATGTGCGGGACCTGCGCGACACCCAGGCTCTCCTCGAGGTGGAGAACACCCGAACCGGGGGTCCTCTGCTCGGAGCCGTCGATCTGGCCCGGGTCGCGGCGATCGGCCATTCGGCCGGTGGCCGGGCGGCGGGTCTGCTGGCTTTGGAAGGAGCGGTCCAGACCTGGATCGGTCAAGCGCCCGTGCCGCCGTTGCCCCGCACCGGCGACGCTGCTGACGCCGGAGGCCCCGCGCTGCTCGAGGGCTCGGCGCTGGCCGAGCGGCTGGCGGAGCTCGCCCCACCATCCGTGCCCTCGATGATCATCGCCGCCCAGGACGACGGCGCCATCCCACTCGCCAGCGTGCAGCAGGTGTTCTCCTGGCTGGCGCCGCCCAAGACGTTGGGGGTGCTCGCCGGCGCGGGCCACAACGCCTTCACCGATCTGTGCGCGCCAATCCGAGCACAGGGTGGGCTGACCCGATTCGCGGCGTCGATCCCGGTTCCGATCCAGATCCTCCAGCTCGGCGAGGACGGCTGTACCGCGTCCAGCCCCGATCCGCAGATCGCCTACCGAGTGATCGATCACCTCATGACTGCGCAGCTGCGTTGGGTGTTCGGTGACGATCCCACGCCCGTGTCGCTGTCGCCGGCGTACGTCGAGTCACTGTTCCCCGGCGCGTTCAGCACCTACGAGACGGTGGGTCAACCGTGA
- a CDS encoding SDR family NAD(P)-dependent oxidoreductase: protein MPHPPADPFADPDLPHRFRGKAALITGAASGIGRATALRLAAEGASVFCADINGEGAEATARVITEHSGTAHASAVDVTDPKRCHALVSDAVAALGGLDVLCNIAGIGGSAHTTEETPERFNAFFAVNAAGPFYLSQAALPHLLERTGNIVNLASTAGVIGQAYCTAYCASKHALVGITKAMAIEYGRTGLRVNAVCPGGVNTNILGAFTPPEGASMSLISRSFLTRDMQEPESVAALIAYVGSDEAYYVNGAVLTIDGGTTTG, encoded by the coding sequence GTGCCGCACCCTCCAGCCGATCCGTTCGCCGATCCCGACCTGCCCCATCGGTTCCGCGGGAAGGCCGCCCTGATCACCGGTGCCGCCTCGGGGATCGGGCGGGCCACCGCTCTGCGGCTGGCGGCCGAGGGCGCCTCGGTGTTCTGCGCCGACATCAACGGTGAGGGCGCAGAGGCGACGGCCCGGGTGATCACCGAGCACAGCGGCACCGCCCACGCCAGCGCAGTCGACGTCACCGATCCCAAGCGCTGCCACGCCTTGGTGTCAGACGCCGTGGCGGCCCTGGGCGGGCTCGACGTGCTGTGCAACATCGCCGGCATCGGCGGATCCGCACACACCACCGAGGAGACACCCGAGCGCTTCAACGCCTTCTTCGCGGTCAACGCGGCCGGGCCCTTCTACCTGAGCCAGGCGGCGCTGCCCCATCTCCTCGAGCGCACCGGCAACATCGTGAACCTGGCCTCGACCGCAGGCGTGATCGGGCAGGCCTACTGCACCGCCTACTGCGCGTCGAAGCACGCGCTGGTGGGCATCACCAAGGCGATGGCGATCGAGTACGGCCGCACCGGCCTACGGGTCAACGCGGTCTGCCCGGGTGGGGTGAACACCAACATCCTCGGCGCGTTCACCCCACCGGAGGGAGCGAGCATGTCGCTGATCTCGCGATCGTTCCTCACTCGCGACATGCAAGAACCCGAGTCCGTCGCCGCGCTCATCGCGTACGTCGGCAGCGACGAGGCCTACTACGTGAACGGGGCCGTCCTGACCATCGACGGAGGGACCACCACCGGCTGA
- a CDS encoding acyl-CoA dehydrogenase family protein → MTAHADDPHAEVRAELLDVVRRFTAKEIIPTAAAYDRDDLYPEALVEQMKEIGLFGITVPERYGGLGLDVLTYAQIVEELAYGWMSVSGFLNTHFMGCFLLTTYGTEEQKERLLPKMATGEIRAAYSLSEPDAGSDVAAIRTRAVRDGDEYVVNGTKMWLTNGREARLVVTLVKTADTDPPHRGMSVLLVEKEPGERFEGITVSPNIHKLGYRGVETVELTFADHRVPAANLLGGEEGLGFRQMMTAVELGRINISARAVGVARRAFEESIRYAQQRHTFGRPIAQHQAIQFKLAEMGTKLRAARLMCFDAARRKQAGERVDLEAGMAKYFCSEVCWEICQEALRIHGGNGYAAEYPIERLYRDAPLMIVGEGTNEIQKLVIGRRLLEDYAAESD, encoded by the coding sequence ATGACCGCTCACGCAGACGACCCCCACGCCGAGGTCCGAGCCGAGCTCCTCGACGTGGTGCGCCGGTTCACCGCCAAGGAGATCATTCCCACCGCAGCCGCCTACGACCGCGACGACCTCTACCCCGAAGCGCTGGTCGAGCAGATGAAGGAGATCGGGTTGTTCGGCATCACCGTGCCCGAGCGCTACGGCGGGCTCGGTCTCGACGTGCTCACCTACGCCCAGATCGTGGAGGAGCTGGCCTACGGGTGGATGAGCGTCAGCGGGTTCCTGAACACCCACTTCATGGGCTGCTTCCTCCTCACGACCTACGGAACGGAGGAGCAGAAGGAGCGGTTGCTGCCGAAGATGGCCACGGGTGAGATCCGGGCCGCGTACTCGCTGTCGGAACCCGACGCCGGTTCGGACGTCGCGGCCATCCGCACCCGGGCGGTGCGCGATGGTGACGAGTACGTCGTGAACGGCACGAAGATGTGGCTCACCAACGGGCGCGAGGCCCGGCTGGTGGTCACCCTGGTCAAGACCGCCGACACCGATCCGCCACACCGGGGCATGAGCGTGCTGCTGGTGGAGAAGGAGCCGGGGGAGCGCTTCGAGGGCATCACCGTCAGCCCCAACATCCACAAGCTCGGCTACCGGGGGGTCGAGACCGTCGAGCTGACCTTCGCCGACCACCGGGTGCCGGCCGCCAACCTGCTCGGCGGCGAGGAGGGGCTCGGCTTCCGACAGATGATGACGGCCGTGGAGCTGGGCCGGATCAACATCTCGGCCCGGGCGGTGGGCGTGGCCCGGCGGGCCTTCGAGGAGTCCATCCGCTACGCCCAGCAACGGCACACGTTCGGACGCCCCATCGCCCAGCACCAGGCGATCCAGTTCAAGCTGGCCGAGATGGGCACCAAGCTCCGGGCAGCACGGCTGATGTGCTTCGATGCCGCCCGCCGCAAGCAGGCCGGCGAGCGGGTCGACCTGGAAGCCGGCATGGCGAAGTACTTCTGCTCGGAGGTGTGCTGGGAGATCTGCCAGGAGGCGCTGCGCATCCACGGCGGCAACGGCTATGCCGCGGAGTACCCGATCGAGCGCCTCTACCGCGACGCGCCGCTCATGATCGTCGGTGAAGGCACCAACGAGATCCAAAAGCTGGTGATCGGTCGCCGCTTGCTCGAGGACTACGCGGCTGAGTCGGACTGA
- a CDS encoding sigma-70 family RNA polymerase sigma factor yields the protein MDPNAQRARDAEWVRATLDGDQQAFGCLYDAWFDRVFALALGIVHDRETAADVAQDTFLSAWKNLGTLVDPDTFGGWLLRIARNASLNRQARESRSTPVDGEGMAVIERSTLGAEQRLARLDDPARLAGDAELVALVREAAAALGARDAEVLDLQLRYGLSPAEIGEVVGLNRNAANQLCHRIRARFATAVRARVLWNGSEPACEQLRAVLRSAGVERFDAEAVRLADRHADTCPACSERRELRLQPAAMFASLPLVAAPVALKAKAAAALEAAGVPMGGSAFGSGSGPGALPGRSRRAGRLALMAAAAVVVLIAAVVLLAERPHDGVVRTTEMAAAPTTADPTSSLAAEPVAPVGPTVRGAPDPTTADPGIEQPTHVEEPPGTAPPSLVVRFELVPSQVDRTSWPLAGVEPGSTPTLVWEVSGEAASRVVLAGPATDRTPGLAATDALAGSLPVCPFAYRAGSDRCDVSGDTATTYEYRLTVYGQGGEELATATAVLTVSRPIL from the coding sequence ATGGATCCAAATGCGCAGCGAGCGCGGGACGCCGAGTGGGTCCGAGCGACCCTCGACGGCGATCAGCAGGCGTTCGGATGCCTGTACGACGCCTGGTTCGACCGGGTCTTCGCCTTGGCCCTGGGCATCGTGCACGATCGGGAGACCGCGGCCGACGTGGCGCAGGACACCTTCCTCTCGGCCTGGAAGAACCTCGGCACGCTGGTGGACCCGGACACCTTCGGCGGTTGGTTGCTGCGCATCGCGCGGAACGCCTCGCTCAACCGCCAGGCCCGCGAGTCGCGCAGCACCCCCGTGGATGGCGAGGGGATGGCGGTGATCGAGCGCTCGACCCTCGGCGCGGAGCAGCGCCTCGCCCGCCTCGACGACCCGGCCCGACTGGCGGGGGACGCTGAGTTGGTGGCGCTGGTGCGCGAGGCCGCAGCAGCGCTCGGGGCGCGTGATGCGGAAGTGCTCGACCTGCAACTGCGCTACGGCTTGTCCCCGGCCGAGATCGGGGAGGTGGTCGGGCTGAACCGAAACGCGGCCAACCAGCTCTGCCACCGCATCCGCGCCCGCTTCGCCACCGCGGTGCGCGCCCGGGTGCTCTGGAACGGCTCCGAGCCGGCCTGCGAACAGCTCCGGGCGGTGCTGCGATCGGCGGGCGTCGAGCGGTTCGACGCGGAGGCCGTGCGGCTCGCCGACCGGCATGCCGACACCTGCCCGGCGTGCTCCGAGCGGCGGGAGCTGCGGCTGCAGCCGGCGGCCATGTTCGCCTCTCTGCCCCTCGTCGCCGCGCCGGTGGCGCTCAAGGCCAAGGCCGCGGCGGCGCTGGAGGCGGCGGGGGTGCCCATGGGAGGCTCCGCGTTCGGCTCGGGGTCGGGACCGGGCGCCTTGCCGGGGAGGTCCCGGCGGGCCGGGCGGCTGGCGCTCATGGCCGCCGCCGCGGTGGTGGTGCTCATCGCCGCGGTCGTGCTGCTGGCCGAGCGCCCGCACGACGGTGTCGTCCGAACGACGGAGATGGCGGCTGCCCCCACCACCGCAGACCCCACCTCGTCGCTGGCGGCGGAACCAGTCGCGCCGGTGGGCCCGACCGTGCGCGGGGCACCCGATCCGACCACGGCGGACCCGGGGATCGAGCAGCCGACCCACGTCGAGGAGCCGCCGGGGACCGCTCCCCCTTCGCTGGTGGTGCGCTTCGAGCTGGTGCCGTCGCAAGTGGACCGGACGAGCTGGCCGCTGGCCGGCGTCGAGCCCGGTTCCACCCCGACCCTGGTGTGGGAGGTGTCGGGCGAGGCAGCCAGCCGGGTGGTGCTGGCCGGTCCGGCGACCGATCGCACCCCGGGCCTGGCGGCCACCGACGCGCTCGCCGGTTCGCTGCCCGTCTGCCCCTTCGCCTACCGGGCGGGAAGCGATCGCTGCGACGTCAGCGGGGACACCGCGACCACCTACGAGTACCGGCTGACCGTCTACGGCCAGGGAGGCGAGGAGCTGGCCACGGCGACGGCGGTGCTCACCGTGAGCCGTCCGATCCTGTGA
- a CDS encoding TetR/AcrR family transcriptional regulator, giving the protein MPTQAERSATTRAKLLDATAECLAELGYARTSTTEVARRAGVSRGAQLHHFPTKAELVAAAVDHVLERRVEEFRTLIATVPDGPGRVEAAIDLLWSMFQGPTFDAWYELTTAARTDPDLRPHVVRVADLLDERVRDVFHDLFAPPPGQVATPIYHDVAPAFLFAVLEGLATQRVTGGTRAGPNAEKVLAALKYLASEFPIHTPSTGEVQP; this is encoded by the coding sequence ATGCCCACCCAGGCTGAGCGATCGGCCACCACCCGAGCGAAGCTGCTCGACGCCACTGCGGAGTGCCTGGCCGAACTGGGCTACGCCCGGACCTCGACCACCGAGGTCGCCCGGCGAGCCGGTGTGTCGCGGGGCGCGCAGCTCCACCACTTCCCCACCAAGGCCGAGCTGGTCGCCGCCGCGGTGGATCACGTGCTCGAACGCCGGGTGGAGGAGTTCCGTACCTTGATCGCCACCGTGCCCGACGGGCCGGGCCGCGTCGAGGCCGCCATCGACCTGCTCTGGTCGATGTTCCAGGGCCCGACCTTCGACGCCTGGTATGAGCTGACCACCGCGGCCCGAACCGACCCCGATCTGCGGCCCCACGTCGTCCGGGTGGCGGACCTGCTCGACGAACGGGTCCGGGACGTCTTCCACGACCTGTTCGCTCCCCCTCCCGGGCAGGTGGCCACGCCCATCTACCACGACGTGGCCCCCGCGTTCCTGTTCGCCGTCCTCGAAGGGTTGGCCACGCAGCGGGTGACGGGCGGAACCCGTGCGGGCCCGAACGCCGAGAAGGTGCTCGCCGCCCTCAAGTACCTGGCCTCCGAGTTCCCCATCCACACCCCCTCCACCGGCGAGGTGCAGCCATGA
- a CDS encoding AurF N-oxygenase family protein, which translates to MTTTPTLDEELSLSPAEVATRDRFEQLVARLSHQSVVKHYDAYADIPWDDPAYAIDPDDPRWELSRAADPLGATGWYQSQPPGVRSRIGLYRYASAMKIGLEFENILKRGLLEFAFGLRNSDPTFRYAYHEVIEEAHHGLMFQEFVNRAGFDVPGIGRRERLLSQRIVRLGRRFPELFFLFVIGGEDPIDHLQRETLRQRSELHPLFETIMRHHVTEEARHLSFARHYLKMRVPQLSPLRRFRLSIAAPTILGEMAKLMMQAPHDLIREFGVPEAVVREAYTENPEHRRQTQDALRKVRRLCRETGLINPVSRWVWQRRGIWADD; encoded by the coding sequence ATGACCACGACCCCCACCCTCGACGAAGAGCTCTCCCTGTCTCCGGCCGAGGTCGCGACCCGCGACCGCTTCGAGCAACTGGTGGCACGCCTCAGCCACCAGTCGGTCGTGAAGCACTACGACGCGTACGCGGACATCCCCTGGGACGACCCCGCCTACGCGATCGACCCCGACGACCCCCGCTGGGAGCTGAGCCGGGCCGCCGACCCCCTCGGGGCGACCGGGTGGTACCAGTCGCAACCACCGGGCGTGCGCAGCCGGATCGGGTTGTACCGCTACGCCTCCGCCATGAAGATCGGCCTCGAGTTCGAGAACATCCTCAAGCGCGGCCTGCTGGAGTTCGCGTTCGGTCTCCGCAACAGCGACCCCACCTTCCGGTACGCCTACCACGAGGTCATCGAGGAGGCGCACCACGGGCTCATGTTCCAGGAGTTCGTCAACCGCGCCGGCTTCGACGTGCCCGGCATCGGCCGTCGCGAGCGGCTCCTGTCGCAGCGGATCGTGCGGCTGGGCCGGAGGTTCCCGGAGCTGTTCTTCCTGTTCGTGATCGGCGGCGAAGACCCGATCGACCACCTCCAGCGGGAGACCCTCCGCCAGCGCTCCGAGCTGCACCCGCTGTTCGAGACCATCATGCGCCACCACGTCACCGAGGAGGCCCGTCACCTCTCGTTCGCCCGCCATTACCTCAAGATGCGGGTGCCGCAACTCTCACCGCTGCGGCGGTTCCGGCTCTCGATCGCCGCGCCGACCATCCTCGGGGAGATGGCGAAGCTCATGATGCAGGCACCCCACGACCTCATCCGCGAGTTCGGTGTGCCGGAGGCGGTGGTCCGCGAGGCATACACCGAAAACCCGGAACACCGCCGCCAGACCCAGGACGCGCTCCGCAAGGTGCGCCGGCTCTGCCGGGAGACGGGCCTCATCAACCCGGTCTCCCGGTGGGTCTGGCAGCGACGAGGCATCTGGGCCGATGATTGA